The genomic window CGATCACATTCGCCACTGCATTACCAGCCTTAATCACGTCATCGAAAGAGGCCATGATGACTCTGGCGGTCTGCGGCTTAGGGATGAGTCTCACCGTCACTTCGGTGACGATGCCGAGCATGCCTTCCGAGCCAATGAAGACTGCCAGCAAATCCAGACCGGGCGCATCCAGACCAGCACCACCAAGCTCTATGATCTCGCCCTCCATGCTCACCGCGCGCACCGCCATGACATTGTGCACGGTCAGACCATATTTCAGGCAATGCACACCGCCCGAATTTTCTGCCACATTGCCACCTATGCTGCAGGCGATTTGCGAAGAAGGGTCTGGTGCGTAATACAAATCATGCACCCCGACCGCATCCGAGATTGCAAGATTGCGCACGCCCGGTTGCACTCTGGCGGTTCTGGCATACGCATCAACGTTCAGAATTTTATTCAATCTGGCCGTGGATAGGACCAGACCATCGGCAATCGGCATGGCACCGCCAGACAAGCCCGTGCCAGCGCCACGTGGCACGATAGCCACTTGCATTTCGCGGCAGACTTGAACAATCGCGATCACCTGCGCCTCGCTCTCAGGCAGCGTCACCACCATCGGCAATTGCCGGTAAGCGGTCAGGCCATCGCATTCATAGGGGCGGGTATCTTCTTCGTGGTATAGCACCGATTGCGCCGGCAAAACACGGCGTAAAGCGGCCACCACGAGGCGCTGTCTTTGCTGATGCTGCTCTGACTTGTTTGGCTCCATCACTTCTCCTTCTTATTTTTATCCAGTGTAATGAGCTTTTCACTACTTGTGATGAATTGTTATGGGCTACAACATTGAATTTATTTCAGGCACAAAAAAAGGACGCCTCAGCGTCCTTTTTTAATCAGGGCCAGATTAGGCCGAGAAGGAAGATCCACAACCGCAGGTTGATTCTGCATTCGGATTCTTGATCACGAATTGCGCGCCTTCCAAATCATCTTTGTAATCAATCTCTGCACCAACCAGATATTGGAAGCTCATCGCGTCTATCAGTAACTGCACACCGTTTTTATCCATCACGGTATCGTCTTCATTGGTAATTTCATCGAAAGTGAAACCATACTGAAAACCTGAACATCCGCCACCTTGCACAAATACACGCAGTTTCAGATCAGGATTACCTTCTTCGGCAATCAGGTCTGCCACTTTTGCGGCGGCGCTATCGGTAAATACTATCGGACTTGGCATTTCGGCTACGGCATTCATATCGGCTCCTACAATTCAATCAGATCTTCATTATAGACCACAATTTACATCCTAGTTGGACGCGGCTAACTTCAAGACGGGTTCGACCAACTGATCATGCGCCAGCTTACCTGTGACCAGAGCACCGCTCATCATTTCCAAGGCTTTATAGTGCACGTCACCAGAAATTTTTGATTTAGCCTGTAACTCGATCAGCTCAGTGGAAAACACCGGGCCGTTAATCTCGCCGTTGACCACGATATGCGCTGCACGCACTTCGCCGTCGATTCTGGCCTGCTCAGAAATTACCAGCATGCTGGAAACTCCCGGCTCAGCGATCACATTGCCTTTGACGTGGCCATCTATCCGCAAGCCGCCCTTAAAGTGCAGATTGCCTTCTATACTGGTGGATACGCCGATCAAACTATCGATGGTATTTTTATTTTTGCGACTAAACATGAGCATTTCCTCAGAGTCTGTTGAAAAACGTTACTGCTTATTATGATGTTGTTGCATCAAAAAACTTACAAATTGATGCTTTGCTGCGCGCGCTGCACGCCCTTATCCATGATTTTGACCTGTATGCTTTTGACGACCGCATTATCCGGTAAAGTGATCAAGCCCTCTTGCCTTTGATAGTGCCGAAATGTCAATTTAAGCTTACCAGCCTCACCTGCTTTGGCGTCAGGGAATTGCATGATAGCAGGTTTACCCGCTACGACCAGATTTAGACTGAACTGCATCTCACCAACAAAATCCCGACCGCCCTTGCCACCCTGCATCACCAAGACCCGGTAGCGCAACTGATTTGGCGCAGCCATTTCGGCTTTAATCCTTTGCACCGTGATGCCCTCGGGCCCAGTCGCTGCTGGCATCAGGCTTTCAAAAAATGCCAGATCATCTTTCAGCTTCAGGTTTTCTGAGGTCAAGGTCTTGACCTGGTCGCCCAATTGTTTTTGCGTCGATTTTTCTATATTTTGCTGGCTCTCTATGGTGCTGGCGGTGGCTGCTAACTTATCCCGCTCGGCGGCCAACGTCTCGACTTGCCGCTGCAGCAAGTCGAGACGTTCAACGCTAAACTGAGGGCCAAATGCAAAACTGCGACCGAGATCGTAAGTCCACATCGCGATCGCGCCGCCCAAGCCTATCACCAGAGCTACCAAGGCCAGCTTAATCGGCCAGGGTTGCTGGTGGCTAATCGTCATTTTTGACGCCGCAATGCGGCGTTGCAAGAAGCGCGGTTTTGCCATGTTCGCTTAAGGCATTACTGGAACATGCATCAAGCCGGTGCTTTCATCCAGCCCGAACATTAGGTTCATACATTGCACTGCCTGGCCGGACGAACCTTTTACCAGATTATCCTGCACCACCAGCACTACCAGCATATTGCAGTCAGCCGGCCGGTGCAAAGCGATGCGCAACATATTCGAGCCGCGTGTGGATCTGGTCTCCGGATGTGCTCCGAATGGCATGACATCGACAAAAGGTTCATCTTTGTAGGCATCTTCAAACAGGGCCTGCAAGTCTGCATTACTGATTTCTTTGGTCAACCTGGCATACAAGGTGGAATGCATGCCGCGTATCATAGGCACTAGATGCGGCGTAAAAATCAGGCCGACCTTGTCCTTAGTCAGGTGCTGCAACTGCTCTACAGTTTCTGGCAGATGCCGGTGACCCGAAACGCCGTAGGCCTTAAAACTATCGCTGGCTTCTGCAAACAGGTAGCCAACATCAAGTTTGCGACCAGCACCCGATACGCCCGATTTGCAATCGGCAATCAGATTAGCTGCGTCGACGATACCCGCTTTCAACAAGGGGGCAAAACCGAGTTGCATGGTGGTCGGGTAACAACCTGGATTGCCAATTACACGTGCCGTTTTAATCGCCTCACGATTCAACTCTGGCAAACCGTAGACGGCTTCTTTTAAGAGATCGGTGCAGGTATGCGGCATGCCATACCATTTTTCAAATTGCGCCACATCTTGCAAACGAAAATCCGGCGCCAGATCGATCACCTTGACACCTGCGGCCACCAGCTCAGGCGCTTGTGACATCGCCACGCCATGCGGAGTAGCGAAGAACACCACATCGCACTCATGCAATTTTGCTTTTTCAGGCGAGCTAAACGCCACATCGACACGACCACGCAATGAGGGATACATATCGGCGACTGGCAAGCCATCTTCTTTACGTGAAGTGATAGCCGTCAATTGGGCTTGTGGATGCGTCGCTAAGATTCTGAGCAATTCCACGCCTGTGTAACCAGTACCGCCCACTATGCCAATTTTGATCATGCCTGATATCCTTAGAAAATATTGACGGGTATTTTAACAGTAGTTTGCATTTCTTCGATAAATCTCAGTAGCCATGAAAACATTCCTTTGAGCTACAAATATCGACATAAAAAAAGCCGCCAAATATGGCGGCTTTTTTGATCCAGCGAAAAAACGAATTAACGCTTGGAGAATTGCTTTGCGCGACGAGCTTTGCGCAGACCGACTTTTTTACGTTCAACTTCACGAGCATCGCGAGTAACGAAACCAGCTTTTGACAGCTCAGGCTTCAATGCTGCATCATAGTCGATCAGTGCACGAGTGATACCGTGACGAACTGCACCGGATTGACCGGATTCGCCGCCGCCGTGTACGTTGACCATAATGTCGAAAGTTTCGAGATTATTTGTCAATTCCAAAGGCTGGCTGATCACCATCAAACCCGTTTTACGGGAAAAATATTGGTCCGCTGGCTTACCGTTGACAACGATCTTGCCGCTGCCTGTCTTGATGAAAACACGAGCAACTGCGCTCTTGCGACGGCCAGTTCCGTAGTTGTAATTACCGATCATGGCTATTCCTTAGATGTCGAGAACTTGTGGTTGCTGCGCAGCATGCGGATGAGTTGCCTCTGCATACACTTTGAGCTTTTTGATCATCGCATAACCGAGTGGGCCTTTAGGCAACATGCCCTTAACAGCTTTCTCTAATGCACGACCTGGGAAACGCGCTTGCATTTTCTGGAAGTTTGTTTCGTAGATACCGCCTGGATAACCAGTATGACGGTAGTAAATCTTGTTCAGTGCTTTAGTTCCAGTCACACGCAGTTTACCTGCATTGATAACGACGATGAAATCGCCTGTATCAACGTGTGGTGTAAATTCTGGTTTGTGCTTGCCGCGTAAACGGAGTGCCACTTCGCTGGCAACACGTCCGAGAATTTTATCTGTCGCGTCAACCACGAACCAGTCGCGCTGAACCTCATGGCCCTTAGCGGAAAAGGTTTTCATGTTGAATCCTAGTAAAAGTTAAAAACGCCCTGTTTGGTGGTTCTGTCAGCACTTTCCTGACAGACGCATCCTTTTAAAATATCCCCTGGGCGAACAGAGAGTCGGCAATTATAGTGTTTTCAAGGAAGCAGCGCAAGAACTGTTTAAAATTTAGGCAAATTCTGCAGGTGATCTCCACGATTTTGGCAAAAAAAACCCGAAGACTTGCTTCGGGTCTAAGCCACCTCGAAGGTGGCGGAGGAGTCAAATAGCATAATTGCTTTAATATTTAACAAT from Undibacterium parvum includes these protein-coding regions:
- the rpsI gene encoding 30S ribosomal protein S9 gives rise to the protein MIGNYNYGTGRRKSAVARVFIKTGSGKIVVNGKPADQYFSRKTGLMVISQPLELTNNLETFDIMVNVHGGGESGQSGAVRHGITRALIDYDAALKPELSKAGFVTRDAREVERKKVGLRKARRAKQFSKR
- the rplM gene encoding 50S ribosomal protein L13; amino-acid sequence: MKTFSAKGHEVQRDWFVVDATDKILGRVASEVALRLRGKHKPEFTPHVDTGDFIVVINAGKLRVTGTKALNKIYYRHTGYPGGIYETNFQKMQARFPGRALEKAVKGMLPKGPLGYAMIKKLKVYAEATHPHAAQQPQVLDI
- the argC gene encoding N-acetyl-gamma-glutamyl-phosphate reductase, with the protein product MIKIGIVGGTGYTGVELLRILATHPQAQLTAITSRKEDGLPVADMYPSLRGRVDVAFSSPEKAKLHECDVVFFATPHGVAMSQAPELVAAGVKVIDLAPDFRLQDVAQFEKWYGMPHTCTDLLKEAVYGLPELNREAIKTARVIGNPGCYPTTMQLGFAPLLKAGIVDAANLIADCKSGVSGAGRKLDVGYLFAEASDSFKAYGVSGHRHLPETVEQLQHLTKDKVGLIFTPHLVPMIRGMHSTLYARLTKEISNADLQALFEDAYKDEPFVDVMPFGAHPETRSTRGSNMLRIALHRPADCNMLVVLVVQDNLVKGSSGQAVQCMNLMFGLDESTGLMHVPVMP
- the erpA gene encoding iron-sulfur cluster insertion protein ErpA, giving the protein MNAVAEMPSPIVFTDSAAAKVADLIAEEGNPDLKLRVFVQGGGCSGFQYGFTFDEITNEDDTVMDKNGVQLLIDAMSFQYLVGAEIDYKDDLEGAQFVIKNPNAESTCGCGSSFSA
- a CDS encoding bactofilin family protein; this translates as MFSRKNKNTIDSLIGVSTSIEGNLHFKGGLRIDGHVKGNVIAEPGVSSMLVISEQARIDGEVRAAHIVVNGEINGPVFSTELIELQAKSKISGDVHYKALEMMSGALVTGKLAHDQLVEPVLKLAASN
- a CDS encoding DUF6776 family protein, translating into MAKPRFLQRRIAASKMTISHQQPWPIKLALVALVIGLGGAIAMWTYDLGRSFAFGPQFSVERLDLLQRQVETLAAERDKLAATASTIESQQNIEKSTQKQLGDQVKTLTSENLKLKDDLAFFESLMPAATGPEGITVQRIKAEMAAPNQLRYRVLVMQGGKGGRDFVGEMQFSLNLVVAGKPAIMQFPDAKAGEAGKLKLTFRHYQRQEGLITLPDNAVVKSIQVKIMDKGVQRAQQSINL
- a CDS encoding FAD-linked oxidase C-terminal domain-containing protein, translating into MEPNKSEQHQQRQRLVVAALRRVLPAQSVLYHEEDTRPYECDGLTAYRQLPMVVTLPESEAQVIAIVQVCREMQVAIVPRGAGTGLSGGAMPIADGLVLSTARLNKILNVDAYARTARVQPGVRNLAISDAVGVHDLYYAPDPSSQIACSIGGNVAENSGGVHCLKYGLTVHNVMAVRAVSMEGEIIELGGAGLDAPGLDLLAVFIGSEGMLGIVTEVTVRLIPKPQTARVIMASFDDVIKAGNAVANVIAAGIIPAGLEMMDKTSSRMVEPYVKAGYDIDAEAILLCESDGTQEEVEEEIGRMSAVLQQAGATAIAVSQSEAERLKFWSGRKNAFPAAGRISPDYYCMDGTIPRKNLAQVLLGIAAMEIKYGLRCANVFHAGDGNLHPLILFDANQPGEFHQAEAFGAEILELCVAVGGTITGEHGVGIEKIGSMCVQFSPEELAAFWAVKRGFDPLLLLNPDKAIPSLHRCAEYGRMHVKKGAVKFPDLPRF